A genomic stretch from Arachis stenosperma cultivar V10309 chromosome 3, arast.V10309.gnm1.PFL2, whole genome shotgun sequence includes:
- the LOC130967543 gene encoding uncharacterized protein LOC130967543, translated as MADWGPVVIAVVLFVLLSPGLLFQIPGRGRVVEFGNMQTSGASIMVHAIIYFGLITIFLIAIGVHIYTG; from the coding sequence ATGGCGGATTGGGGGCCCGTGGTGATAGCTGTGGTGCTCTTCGTACTGCTGAGCCCGGGCCTCCTCTTTCAGATTCCCGGgaggggaagagtggttgagttTGGGAACATGCAAACCAGTGGGGCTTCCATTATGGTTCATGCCATCATCTATTTCGGTCTCATCACCATCTTTCTCATTGCCATCGGTGTTCATATCTACACCGGCTAA